Below is a window of Myroides profundi DNA.
TCCAAATCCTTTATTAATATGTGCAGGCAATACCCAAAAGTGGTCTATACATAGGTAAGGGCCTTTATCTTCTAATTCAAAAAAGCCAATATATTCATCTGCATAAAAACATTTGATAAGTTCTCCTTTTCTAAAATTAATATCTGTGATTGTTAGATCATCTGTCCACATCGACATATATTCCTCTCTGTATCCCCAATATCTCTTGGAAGCTAATGCCGTCTCTGTTAGTAATTCACAATCTGCTACTGTAGCATTTTGGTATGAAATAGTCATTTTATAGTAATTGTTACAAGATAGTCAAATATAATATTTATGACTTTAAAATTCCGTTTATTCTAGTTTATTTACTATAAAAACCTCTATTAATCCAATGCGAAACCTCTGAACCAATCCCTTATAGGCTAAATAAGGTGATATTTATTATATAAGAAATTCCCTTAGGTGACACTTATGAAATACTCCCTTCATTCAAGCACTTAGATAAAACAAAATCTTTAAAAAACTGTATATCAATACATCAATTAAAAATAACACTGCAAATACAATCTCATAATATTAGCTATAAACTGAAAATTTGATTTCTATACAAAAACAACTCAACCGTTTATCATAAAAATACTGCCCTTTATGTATATATTATGTAAATCTGTCAATATCCACAAACAAAACATTTCAAATAATTAACTTTTTATTTAATTTTGTCTTTCAATATAAAAAAAATGACAATGAAAAAAATCATGCAATCACTTACTTGTGCTCTTATGTTAGTTGGGGCAACTGCATTTGCACAAACACCTTCTCCAATTCACTTTGGTATTAAAGCTGGTGCTAACTTCACAAATATCTCTACTGACTTAAAAGATTACAGTAGTAAAGCATCTACAGGATTTGGTGTTGGAGCAATGACTAGAATCGATATCAAAAAAACATATATCCAAGCAGAATTATTATATGCTGAGAAAAAGTCTAAATTCGAAAACAACTTAGGAGAAAGTACTACTAGTACTTCTAAACAACTTGAGATCCCTGTAGTTATCGGACACAAATTCTTAAAATTACCAATGGTAAGCCTTAGAGGATTTGCAGGTGGTGTGTATACAAATACTATCGATGACAAATTATCTGGAAGTAAAATCAACGATGCAGTACAATTCAAAAACTTTGACAAGAACAATATCGGATACCGTTTAGGTGTTGGTGTTGATGTATTGACATTCACTCTTGACGTTTCTTATGATGGAAGCTTCAGCAAAACAAACAAAGAAATCGGAGCAAAACCTAATACTTGGATGGTATCATTAGGATACTTCTTCCT
It encodes the following:
- a CDS encoding porin family protein, producing the protein MKKIMQSLTCALMLVGATAFAQTPSPIHFGIKAGANFTNISTDLKDYSSKASTGFGVGAMTRIDIKKTYIQAELLYAEKKSKFENNLGESTTSTSKQLEIPVVIGHKFLKLPMVSLRGFAGGVYTNTIDDKLSGSKINDAVQFKNFDKNNIGYRLGVGVDVLTFTLDVSYDGSFSKTNKEIGAKPNTWMVSLGYFFL